A window of Bacteroidales bacterium genomic DNA:
AAAAGCGATACAACCGGTAGGTTCATTTATCAAATTGAAAAATCAATATTTAAATAAAGAATAATTTTTTCAAGTAGATAATAACTTCTATTATCAAATTATTAATGAATTTAAACTGTCTCTCCATCTTCTTTGATTTTCCGCAGGAGTTCTTCGATTTTATCAATAACCGATTCCGGGCAGGAGCCGATGCGGCCTACCAGCCTGATTTTTTTAAACTGCTCAATCCGGTCCAGCACAATCAGCGAATCGAACGTAAGTCCCATTTGTCGGCCTTCGGGGGTATCTTTCAGTACGGTAAGCGTGTAACGGTAATTTGCGGCTTAAATGCCCCGGTGAGAAAAATCAATTCAAATATCTTGGCGAAACAGATATATTACAAATTAAATTGAAAGTCAAGAAGAATTTTAAAAAAATAGATTTTCACAATTTCATTAAAAATTCCATAGTGTCTGTACCATCAGCATAATCCCATAGTTCCGGAAGTTGGCTGCGACCAGGAGGTATCGAAGCATCGATCTCTTTATGGCAGGATACTATGCATTGTATTTGGTCATGTAATTGGTATAAATGCTTGTTGAGCAGCTCAATGGAGTGGTAAGTTTCTGTATGGATAACTGAGATCGGGGACATCAGGGAAGGTTCTTCCATGACCAGCAGAAAACCGTTATCCCGGTGTTCAATCCTGTTGATCAGCATGATTGATTTATGATAATCATAATTATTCCGGTATTTATGGTGATCAGCCAGGAAGGAGTAATCGTCAAAGAACGGCATGATATCTTCGATACTTAATCCATCCGGCAGGTAAAGCTTGGATACATTGCGGCAGCCCAGGCCAAAGTACATAAAAATATCTGTAGCCAGCTTTTTCATCTCCTCTTCCGTCTCATGGCCGGAAATAATTGCCACACTATTGCGGTTTTTCCTGATGATATGCGGATACCTGCCAAAATAATAATCGAAATACCTGGAAGAATTATTATTACCGGTAGCGATGATAGCATCGAAATTCTTTAACGGCCCCTGGACCAGGCTGAAATGGTTTTTCAACCCGGCATTTATAGTGGTTAGTGTATCAAGGACAGCCGGAATGAGGTGGTCATCTGAGGAAGAAAGCCTGATCAGCGCATGGTTCCCTGATGCAAGAACGCAAATCAGGTCATGCAGACCAACCATAGGAATATTCCCGGCCATAATAATGCCAACTGAAGCCGGATTTTTATCTTCTTCAATTATTGGGCGGTACTTCCTGACCCATTGCGCTACTTTTTCCTCTTGCAGGGATTCGGCCCAGGCGGCATAAGCAAAACGGGTAAATGAAGGGATAAACCAGGGATTGTAATAGCAGCTGTTATCTATTTCAAATGTTAATAATGAAGCTTGCGATGGTTCACCTTCCGGCAGTATTTCTTCCTCCTGCGAAGCTTTTAAAAATTCCTTACCTAAGGAGGAGAAATCGTGTATTATTTGTTCAGTATGCATCTTCAGACAGAAAGCTCTTTTGTGCAAATTTAGGGTTAATTTAAATAAGCCGATTTATACCATTGACCATTTAAAAATTATATCTTTGTTCTTTGTTATATATTAAACAGTAACCAGATCAAAGCTCTAAAATCTAAACGAATATGAAAAAACACAATTTTTTCGCAGGTCCTTCCATTTTACCTGCATTTACGGTTGAAAAGACTGCAGAAGCTATCATGAATCTGAACGGTATCGGGCTATCGCTGATGGAAATCTCTCACCGCAGCAAAGAATTTCAGGCTGTGATCGATGAGGCGGTAGCACTTTTCAAAGAATTGTTAAATATTCCCGAAGGTTACTCTGTCATTTTCCTGGGTGGTGGAGCAAGTTTGCAATTTGCCATGTTACCTTATAACATGCTTGAAACCAAAGCAGCATACCTGAATACAGGCGAATGGGCCACAAAAGCAATCAAGGAAGCCAAACTTTTCGGAGAAGTTATTACGGTGGCATCTTCTGAGGATAAAACCTTCAATTATATCCCACGGGGGTTCAGTGTTCCTAAAGATGTGGATTATTTCCATGTTACCACTAATAACACTATTTACGGGACTGAATTATTTGAAGATTTTAATTTCGGGGTACCGCTGGTGGCTGATATGTCGTCGGATATTTTAAGCCGGCCAATTGATGTTTCCAAATATGCATTAATTTACGGAGGTGCCCAGAAGAACCTCGGCCCTGCCGGTGTTACATTCATTATAGTTAAAGACGATGCCGTTGGCAAAGTGACCCGTAAGATCCCAACCATGCTGAATTACAAGACCCATATCGATAAAGGGTCGCTTTTCAATACTCCTCCGGTGGTTCCAATTTTCGCATGCCTGCAAACGCTCAGGTGGTTAAAAGAACTAGGTGGTGTGAAGGCTATTGAAAAGATTAATATCCAGAAATCCGGAAAGCTTTATGCTGAAATTGACCGGAATCCAATGTTCCGTCCAACCATTCCAAATCCTGCTGACCAGTCGCGAATGAATGTATGTTTTGTGATGAATGATGAATTTAAACATCTCGAATCCGCTTTCCAGGAATTTGCTACTTCCAAGGGTATGGTCGGCATAAAAGGCCACCGTTCCGTGGGCGGTTTCAGGGCATCCCTTTACAATGCCCTGCCAATGGAAAGTGTTGATTTTTTGATCAGTACGATGAGGGATTTT
This region includes:
- the serC gene encoding 3-phosphoserine/phosphohydroxythreonine transaminase; the protein is MKKHNFFAGPSILPAFTVEKTAEAIMNLNGIGLSLMEISHRSKEFQAVIDEAVALFKELLNIPEGYSVIFLGGGASLQFAMLPYNMLETKAAYLNTGEWATKAIKEAKLFGEVITVASSEDKTFNYIPRGFSVPKDVDYFHVTTNNTIYGTELFEDFNFGVPLVADMSSDILSRPIDVSKYALIYGGAQKNLGPAGVTFIIVKDDAVGKVTRKIPTMLNYKTHIDKGSLFNTPPVVPIFACLQTLRWLKELGGVKAIEKINIQKSGKLYAEIDRNPMFRPTIPNPADQSRMNVCFVMNDEFKHLESAFQEFATSKGMVGIKGHRSVGGFRASLYNALPMESVDFLISTMRDFANQNS
- a CDS encoding type II toxin-antitoxin system PemK/MazF family toxin, whose amino-acid sequence is MGLTFDSLIVLDRIEQFKKIRLVGRIGSCPESVIDKIEELLRKIKEDGETV